A genomic segment from Agrobacterium vitis encodes:
- the leuC gene encoding 3-isopropylmalate dehydratase large subunit: MSAPRTLYDKIFDDHLVDRQDDGTCLLYIDRHLVHEVTSPQAFEGLRMAGRKVHAPTRTLAVVDHNVPTTPDRAEGIKNEESRIQVEALAKNAADFGVEYYSEKDKRQGIVHIVGPEQGFTLPGMTIVCGDSHTSTHGAFGALAHGIGTSEVEHVLATQTLIQKKAKNMLVRVDGKLPAGVTAKDIILAIIGEIGTAGGTGHVIEFAGEAIQALSMEGRMTVCNMTIEGGARAGLIAPDEKTFEYIKGKPRAPKGEELDMALQYWKTLHTDEGAHFDRTVVLDAANLPPIVSWGSSPEDVISVQGVVPNPDDIADENKRTSKWRALDYMGLKPGTKITDIAIDRVFIGSCTNGRIEDLRAAAAVLKDRKVASTVSAMVVPGSGLVKEQAEAEGLDKIFLDAGCEWREPGCSMCLAMNDDRLKPEERCASTSNRNFEGRQGYKGRTHLVSPAMAAAAAIAGHFVDIREWK; this comes from the coding sequence ATGAGCGCACCTCGTACCCTCTACGACAAGATTTTCGATGACCATCTGGTGGATCGCCAGGATGACGGCACCTGTCTTCTCTATATCGACCGCCACCTCGTGCACGAAGTGACGAGCCCGCAGGCTTTTGAAGGTCTGCGCATGGCTGGCCGCAAGGTGCATGCACCAACCCGCACACTGGCCGTCGTTGACCATAACGTACCGACCACGCCGGATCGGGCCGAGGGCATCAAGAACGAGGAAAGCCGCATCCAGGTCGAGGCGCTCGCCAAGAACGCCGCTGACTTCGGCGTCGAATATTATTCCGAAAAGGACAAGCGCCAGGGCATCGTGCATATCGTCGGCCCTGAACAGGGCTTTACCCTGCCCGGCATGACCATCGTCTGCGGCGATAGCCATACCTCGACCCACGGTGCCTTCGGTGCTTTGGCGCATGGTATCGGCACGTCGGAAGTGGAACATGTTCTGGCCACCCAGACCTTGATCCAGAAGAAAGCCAAGAACATGCTGGTGCGTGTCGATGGCAAGCTGCCTGCTGGCGTCACCGCCAAGGACATCATTCTCGCCATCATCGGTGAAATCGGCACGGCTGGCGGCACCGGCCACGTCATCGAATTTGCTGGTGAAGCCATCCAGGCCCTTTCGATGGAAGGCCGCATGACCGTCTGCAACATGACGATCGAAGGCGGCGCCCGCGCTGGCTTGATTGCGCCTGATGAAAAGACCTTCGAATATATCAAGGGCAAGCCCCGCGCGCCGAAGGGTGAAGAGCTGGACATGGCGCTTCAATACTGGAAGACGCTGCATACCGATGAAGGCGCACATTTCGACCGCACCGTCGTGCTGGATGCCGCCAACCTGCCGCCCATCGTCTCCTGGGGCTCTTCCCCGGAAGATGTGATTTCGGTTCAGGGCGTCGTGCCGAACCCGGACGATATCGCTGACGAAAACAAGCGGACGTCGAAGTGGCGCGCGCTCGACTATATGGGCCTGAAGCCCGGCACCAAGATCACCGATATCGCCATCGACCGGGTGTTCATCGGCTCCTGCACCAATGGCCGCATCGAAGACCTGCGTGCCGCAGCCGCCGTGCTGAAGGACCGCAAAGTGGCCTCGACCGTTTCTGCCATGGTTGTTCCAGGGTCTGGCCTCGTCAAGGAACAGGCAGAAGCCGAAGGTCTCGACAAGATCTTCCTCGATGCCGGTTGCGAATGGCGTGAGCCGGGCTGTTCCATGTGCCTGGCCATGAACGACGACCGCCTGAAGCCGGAAGAACGCTGCGCCTCGACCTCGAACCGCAATTTCGAAGGCCGCCAGGGCTATAAGGGCCGCACCCACCTCGTTTCCCCCGCCATGGCCGCTGCTGCCGCCATTGCCGGCCATTTCGTCGATATCCGCGAGTGGAAGTGA
- a CDS encoding exodeoxyribonuclease III produces MTFSLTTWNINSVRLRMPIVEHFLKLRRPDILCLQEIKCQNHEFPLEAFQALGYPYAILHGQKGYHGVATVSKFPLTEDHRQDFCGVGDSRHISAIFEWNGRRIRLHNFYVPAGGDEPNREINPKFGHKLDFVEEMKVLSASAEPNTSAILVGDLNIAPLEHDVWSHKQLLKIVSHTPVETAGLLDVIDRGGWVDLMRELVDPSQKLYTWWSYRAKDWDSADKGRRLDHIWSSPDLLPSLKTIEILREARGWEKPSDHVPVTAQFAL; encoded by the coding sequence ATGACTTTTTCCCTGACCACCTGGAATATCAATTCGGTGCGGCTGCGTATGCCCATCGTCGAGCATTTTCTCAAACTGCGCCGGCCGGATATTCTCTGCCTTCAGGAAATCAAATGCCAGAACCATGAGTTTCCGTTGGAGGCGTTTCAGGCGCTGGGTTATCCCTATGCCATTCTGCATGGCCAGAAGGGTTATCATGGCGTTGCCACCGTCTCGAAATTTCCGTTGACCGAAGATCACCGGCAAGATTTCTGCGGCGTCGGTGACAGCCGCCATATTTCGGCGATTTTCGAGTGGAACGGGCGGCGTATTCGCCTGCATAATTTCTATGTGCCAGCGGGCGGTGATGAGCCCAACCGGGAGATCAATCCAAAATTCGGCCATAAGCTGGATTTCGTCGAGGAAATGAAGGTGCTGTCGGCCAGTGCCGAGCCGAATACCTCCGCTATCCTGGTCGGCGACCTGAATATCGCGCCGCTGGAGCATGATGTCTGGTCGCACAAGCAGCTGCTGAAGATCGTGTCCCATACCCCGGTGGAAACCGCAGGCCTGCTTGACGTGATCGACCGGGGTGGCTGGGTAGACCTGATGCGGGAACTGGTCGATCCATCGCAAAAACTCTATACATGGTGGAGTTACCGGGCCAAGGACTGGGACAGCGCCGACAAGGGCCGCCGTCTCGACCATATCTGGTCATCGCCGGATCTGTTGCCGTCGCTGAAAACCATCGAGATCTTGCGCGAAGCGCGTGGCTGGGAAAAGCCGTCCGACCACGTACCGGTGACAGCGCAGTTCGCGCTTTGA
- a CDS encoding tetratricopeptide repeat protein, producing MSDNLAAALALYASGNLADAYAALKSALAKDPAPGPKALLVMAQCCAKLDHFTEAAGFYRQAATILPDQALTLTTLADKMERSGIEKASALEIQRLETSRRAIRSGPFDVQSWRTYRTALRQTLNIDEMRMSDQAVRDRLNRQEETYYSLDSQTAHLSWCDDETLNSRWNNGLPAPGPASRDWRKPAGETLKLAYLLADGPSDDPLRRLTLSLAARHDRAAFDILLICQEPPGPEELDAEMTALSLKDLCEDAALAALRAADIDILIDPLGHGDGGRPDLLRHRIAPLHLAMAGHPGPRTGLICDYTLANTAVLPKDDLRLHGRAICHLPEIFLVSSPVQQPPSLSRKQFDLPEDGVVFAAFHPTEQISPRTADLWVDILRQAENSLLWISCGNYACKNFSAWMNRQGIAQNKLVFRNPAEPLERVGWMTLADIALDCFPYNDGFSTLDALQAGLPVPTFSGGNFASRVTASLLQACGLEKLIARDADAYVTLCIDLARDKSAREALKQTIRAQGPRSPLFDVTGFIRHLETAYHTMAARAATGLEPQDFSVPVL from the coding sequence ATGTCCGACAATCTTGCCGCAGCATTGGCGCTTTACGCCTCCGGAAACCTGGCGGATGCCTATGCCGCTTTGAAAAGCGCCTTGGCCAAAGACCCGGCTCCGGGGCCGAAAGCCTTGCTGGTCATGGCGCAGTGCTGTGCCAAGCTCGACCATTTCACCGAAGCCGCAGGATTTTACCGGCAGGCAGCAACAATCTTGCCTGATCAAGCTCTCACCCTGACCACACTCGCGGACAAAATGGAACGATCCGGGATTGAGAAGGCGAGTGCACTGGAAATCCAGCGCCTCGAAACGTCCAGGCGGGCTATTCGCTCCGGTCCCTTTGATGTCCAATCCTGGCGAACCTATCGGACCGCTTTGCGGCAGACGCTCAATATCGACGAAATGCGCATGAGCGACCAGGCGGTCCGGGACCGGCTGAACCGGCAGGAGGAGACCTATTATTCACTCGACAGCCAGACCGCTCATCTGAGTTGGTGTGATGACGAGACTTTGAACAGCCGCTGGAACAATGGCTTGCCAGCTCCGGGACCAGCTTCACGCGACTGGAGAAAACCAGCTGGCGAGACACTCAAACTCGCCTATCTGCTCGCCGACGGGCCAAGCGATGATCCACTTCGCAGACTCACCCTGTCGCTTGCCGCCCGACACGACCGAGCCGCTTTCGACATTCTGCTGATTTGCCAAGAGCCGCCGGGACCCGAAGAATTGGATGCAGAGATGACGGCGCTCAGCCTCAAGGATCTCTGTGAGGATGCGGCTTTGGCTGCCCTGCGCGCGGCTGATATCGATATCCTGATCGATCCGCTTGGCCATGGCGACGGCGGCCGTCCTGATCTGCTGCGGCACCGAATCGCACCACTGCATCTGGCAATGGCCGGTCATCCGGGGCCAAGAACCGGGCTTATCTGCGATTATACGCTCGCAAACACCGCAGTTCTGCCGAAGGACGACCTCCGCCTCCATGGCCGGGCGATCTGCCATCTGCCGGAGATTTTTCTCGTCAGTTCTCCCGTGCAACAGCCGCCTTCGCTGTCGCGCAAGCAGTTCGACCTGCCTGAAGACGGAGTAGTCTTCGCCGCTTTTCATCCCACCGAACAGATATCTCCAAGAACCGCCGATCTCTGGGTCGATATTCTGCGGCAGGCGGAAAATAGCCTGCTATGGATCTCCTGCGGCAATTACGCCTGTAAAAATTTTAGCGCCTGGATGAACCGTCAGGGCATTGCCCAAAACAAATTGGTTTTTCGCAACCCCGCTGAACCCCTGGAACGTGTTGGCTGGATGACATTGGCCGACATCGCCCTCGATTGTTTCCCCTACAATGACGGATTTTCAACACTCGATGCCTTGCAGGCTGGTCTACCCGTGCCAACTTTTTCGGGTGGAAATTTCGCCAGCCGCGTTACGGCGAGCCTATTGCAGGCGTGTGGGCTAGAAAAGCTGATTGCCCGAGACGCCGATGCCTATGTCACTCTGTGCATCGATCTCGCCCGCGACAAGAGCGCCCGTGAGGCCTTGAAACAGACTATTCGTGCACAAGGCCCAAGATCGCCGTTGTTTGATGTCACCGGATTTATTCGTCACCTGGAAACCGCCTATCACACCATGGCAGCGCGGGCCGCAACAGGCCTTGAGCCGCAGGATTTTTCAGTTCCAGTCCTTTAA
- a CDS encoding HEPN domain-containing protein, whose protein sequence is MDQDRLNHLPARKQRELQRVVRILFDEFEAAQKGRLSDKNKGGRILKLILFGSYARGDWVEDHASGYYSDYDLLVVVNTEVFADEDEFWRGAQDYLIREEIATKRLKTPVNFIVHSLDDMNNRLARGLPFFIDIARDGIPLYEAPGFPLATAQPLAPEERQAQAKTYFEDWFSSAEAFQAAAGFLIERGNFNEAAFQLHQTVERLYHCVLLVLTLYSPRLHNLRKLRPLAENLDTRLIDAWPRKNRLARRCFDRLHRAYVEARYSSKYEITAEELAWLVEHIKQLQGAVELVCKEWLENHDL, encoded by the coding sequence ATGGATCAGGACCGGCTCAATCATCTGCCCGCCCGCAAGCAGCGCGAGCTGCAGCGGGTGGTCCGCATTCTCTTCGATGAATTTGAGGCCGCGCAAAAGGGCAGGCTGTCCGATAAAAACAAGGGCGGTCGTATCCTCAAGCTGATCCTGTTCGGCTCCTATGCGCGTGGCGATTGGGTCGAGGATCATGCCAGCGGCTATTATTCCGATTATGACCTGCTGGTGGTGGTCAATACCGAGGTTTTTGCCGATGAGGATGAGTTCTGGCGCGGTGCGCAGGACTATCTGATACGGGAGGAAATCGCCACCAAGCGCTTGAAAACCCCTGTCAATTTCATTGTTCACTCCCTTGATGATATGAACAATCGACTGGCTCGTGGCCTGCCTTTCTTCATCGATATCGCCCGTGACGGCATCCCGCTTTATGAAGCGCCGGGCTTTCCGCTCGCTACGGCCCAGCCGCTGGCTCCAGAGGAGAGGCAGGCGCAGGCGAAGACTTATTTTGAGGATTGGTTTTCGAGTGCCGAGGCCTTTCAGGCCGCAGCCGGATTTTTGATTGAGCGTGGTAATTTTAATGAAGCCGCCTTCCAGCTTCATCAAACGGTTGAACGGCTTTACCACTGCGTTCTGCTGGTGCTGACGCTCTATAGCCCCCGGCTGCACAATTTGCGAAAATTGCGACCGCTGGCCGAAAATTTGGATACCCGTCTGATTGATGCGTGGCCGAGGAAAAACCGCCTTGCCCGCCGTTGTTTCGATCGCCTGCACCGCGCCTATGTCGAAGCCCGTTATTCATCAAAATATGAGATTACCGCCGAGGAATTGGCGTGGCTGGTGGAGCATATCAAACAGTTGCAGGGCGCTGTCGAACTGGTCTGCAAGGAGTGGCTGGAGAACCACGATCTATAG
- a CDS encoding L,D-transpeptidase family protein — MPNPVSRAGAQPRQGLRSIVVRRKPGCKSQAIVQAGPLRFPAAIGRSGITAFKREGDGATPRASMRLLCGYFRAELRGAICSRLPLRSIRADMLWCDAPGHPAYNRPVKAPFTPSHERLQRQDRLYDVCLVMDWNITCRKQGSGSAIFFHIARPDYAPTEGCVAISPADMRRLLGVVSPATVVTVL; from the coding sequence ATGCCAAACCCAGTTTCCAGAGCCGGGGCTCAACCGCGCCAAGGTCTTCGCAGTATTGTGGTGCGCCGCAAGCCCGGTTGCAAGAGCCAGGCCATCGTTCAGGCTGGACCGCTGCGGTTTCCCGCCGCCATCGGACGGTCGGGCATCACGGCCTTCAAGCGCGAGGGCGATGGGGCAACCCCACGGGCATCGATGCGGTTGCTTTGCGGCTACTTTCGGGCGGAGCTTCGTGGGGCCATATGCTCGCGCCTGCCCTTGAGGTCGATTCGTGCCGATATGCTGTGGTGCGATGCGCCGGGCCATCCGGCCTATAACCGTCCGGTCAAGGCGCCTTTCACTCCCAGTCATGAGCGGTTGCAGCGACAGGACCGGCTTTACGATGTTTGTCTGGTGATGGATTGGAACATCACCTGCCGCAAACAAGGCAGCGGGTCTGCAATCTTTTTCCATATTGCCCGCCCGGACTATGCCCCGACGGAAGGCTGCGTGGCGATCAGCCCCGCCGACATGCGTCGCCTGCTTGGCGTTGTTTCGCCAGCGACCGTCGTCACGGTTCTGTGA
- a CDS encoding glycoside hydrolase family 3 protein gives MNNRTRAPILALCAVAGVTVAFGAYGKTMATSSQPALSARAKSIITIEGKQFKDLNANGRLDPYEDWRLRAEQRAADLLSQMTRQEKAGMLMIDTLNAGCGGAIDAKAVDYIVSQKMTRFILRSVAAAKAESCDGPPANSRGGYVVTPQQLAAFSNIIQEMEEGSRLGIPAVFKDNARNHVEADPRFGISAGSGAFTQFPKEAGLAAAALGEESRKTGKAPTTGDMADIKTFAEVMGAEYNAVGLRGLYGYMADLATEPRWYRVHETFSENADLTANVVKTLVNGLQGGPVNPKTAVAMTLKHFPGGGPQELGLDPHYSFGKNQIYPDDKFAYHLKPFRAAIESGVSSIMPYYGVPINLTYEGVTYDQIGFAFNKQIVTDLLRGKLGFKGYVNSDTGIVDTRAWGLEGKTIPERVATAINGGTDILSGFHTNKTITDLVDSGLVSEARVDEAVRRLLQEQFQLGLFENPYIDAGKANTVIGAQDSRAKGLDIQRKSIVLLQNQTGADGRKLLPLKAGAKVYTMGMGKADVETFGYKVTDGNYDASKGQTRPSAAGADYAVIRVLVKDSGAAYDSKSDASGNNPAHRIPAGLPGAGETWGSQDPCRLYPAINATCSDTPALIFGGALPWEVDDISFTGMANQTSRSMSPSLADIKAVMAEIGDPKKVVLSIYFRAPYVLDEASGLKNAGAITATFGVTDVAMMDLVSGKVKPQGKMPFALPRTKDAVTYNRSDMPGFKETTRPDGSALEGGELYPFGFGLTD, from the coding sequence ATGAACAATAGAACGCGTGCGCCCATATTGGCGCTATGCGCTGTGGCTGGCGTCACGGTTGCGTTTGGCGCATATGGCAAGACCATGGCCACAAGCAGTCAACCGGCACTGAGTGCGCGTGCGAAGAGCATCATCACCATTGAAGGGAAACAGTTCAAGGATCTGAATGCCAATGGCAGGCTTGATCCTTACGAGGACTGGCGCTTGCGTGCCGAGCAGCGGGCAGCCGACCTCTTGTCACAGATGACCCGGCAGGAAAAAGCCGGCATGTTGATGATCGACACGCTAAATGCTGGCTGCGGCGGCGCAATTGATGCGAAGGCCGTGGACTATATTGTCAGCCAGAAGATGACGCGCTTCATCCTGCGCTCCGTTGCCGCTGCAAAGGCAGAATCCTGCGATGGTCCGCCAGCCAATAGTCGCGGTGGCTACGTTGTTACACCGCAGCAACTGGCCGCTTTCTCGAATATCATCCAGGAGATGGAAGAGGGCAGCCGCCTGGGCATTCCGGCCGTGTTCAAGGACAATGCGCGCAATCACGTTGAAGCCGATCCACGCTTCGGCATTTCGGCAGGCTCTGGTGCTTTCACGCAGTTCCCGAAGGAAGCCGGTCTGGCCGCCGCCGCATTGGGCGAGGAATCGCGGAAGACCGGTAAGGCCCCAACGACTGGCGACATGGCTGATATCAAAACCTTTGCCGAGGTGATGGGAGCGGAATACAATGCCGTCGGCCTTCGCGGCCTATATGGTTACATGGCCGATCTGGCCACTGAACCGCGTTGGTATCGGGTTCATGAAACCTTCAGCGAAAACGCCGATTTGACCGCGAATGTCGTAAAGACGCTGGTCAATGGCCTGCAAGGTGGGCCGGTCAATCCAAAGACTGCGGTGGCAATGACCCTGAAACATTTCCCGGGCGGCGGCCCGCAGGAACTGGGCCTGGACCCGCACTATTCCTTCGGAAAGAACCAGATCTATCCGGACGATAAATTCGCGTACCACCTGAAGCCGTTCAGGGCGGCAATCGAGAGCGGGGTGTCGTCGATCATGCCGTATTACGGTGTGCCGATCAACCTGACCTACGAGGGCGTGACCTACGACCAGATTGGTTTTGCGTTCAACAAGCAGATCGTCACCGATCTCCTGCGTGGAAAGCTCGGTTTCAAGGGCTATGTCAATTCCGATACGGGTATTGTCGATACCAGGGCCTGGGGGCTGGAAGGCAAGACGATACCGGAACGTGTGGCGACAGCCATCAACGGCGGCACTGATATTCTCTCTGGGTTCCACACCAACAAGACGATCACTGATCTGGTTGATTCGGGCCTGGTGAGTGAAGCCCGTGTTGATGAGGCGGTTAGACGCTTGCTGCAAGAACAGTTCCAGCTCGGTCTGTTTGAAAATCCCTATATCGACGCGGGCAAGGCCAATACCGTGATTGGCGCGCAGGACAGCCGTGCCAAGGGGTTGGACATCCAGAGGAAGTCGATTGTCCTGTTGCAAAACCAGACAGGGGCCGATGGCCGAAAGCTTTTGCCGTTAAAGGCTGGTGCCAAGGTCTATACGATGGGCATGGGCAAGGCGGATGTCGAGACGTTTGGTTATAAGGTGACCGACGGAAATTATGATGCCAGCAAGGGCCAGACCCGGCCAAGCGCTGCGGGTGCTGACTATGCGGTCATCCGGGTTCTGGTCAAGGATAGCGGTGCAGCCTATGACAGCAAAAGTGACGCCAGCGGCAATAATCCGGCCCATAGAATTCCCGCGGGATTGCCCGGTGCGGGGGAGACATGGGGAAGCCAGGACCCTTGCCGTCTCTATCCGGCAATCAATGCGACGTGCTCCGATACACCGGCGCTGATCTTTGGCGGTGCCTTGCCGTGGGAGGTCGATGACATCAGCTTCACCGGCATGGCCAACCAGACCTCTCGCAGCATGTCTCCGTCCCTCGCGGACATCAAGGCGGTGATGGCCGAGATTGGTGACCCGAAGAAAGTGGTTCTAAGCATCTATTTTCGGGCGCCCTATGTGTTGGACGAGGCCAGCGGACTGAAAAATGCCGGCGCAATCACGGCGACCTTCGGTGTCACGGATGTTGCGATGATGGATCTGGTCTCCGGCAAGGTCAAGCCGCAGGGCAAGATGCCGTTTGCTTTGCCAAGAACGAAGGACGCCGTCACCTACAATCGATCCGATATGCCCGGCTTCAAGGAAACCACCAGGCCAGACGGATCAGCGCTGGAGGGTGGCGAATTGTATCCGTTTGGGTTTGGTTTGACGGATTGA
- a CDS encoding aldo/keto reductase, which translates to MADQSYISFSDGNSIPQVGLGVWQTPNSEAAPAVRSALSAGYRHIDTAAVYENEEGVGEGIRSSGIDRGDIFLTTKLWNNEQGFDNTLKAFDASLKRLGTDYVDLYLIHWPSPHRGLFVETWKAFTRLKEEGRARSIGVSNFYPEHLKTIIDETGVVPVINQIELHPDFQQKQARDFHQAHGIITQSWSPLGQGKLLDNPVIGKIAAKHGRTAAQIIIRWHIESGLVVIPKSVTPSRIEENFKVFDFSLDPEDMTEIAALDSSSTRIGPDPMTASF; encoded by the coding sequence GTGGCAGATCAATCCTACATTTCCTTTTCCGACGGCAACAGCATCCCACAGGTGGGTCTCGGCGTCTGGCAAACACCCAATAGCGAAGCGGCACCTGCGGTACGTTCGGCGCTGTCGGCGGGTTATCGCCATATTGATACGGCTGCCGTCTACGAAAACGAGGAGGGTGTCGGTGAAGGCATCCGCTCGTCCGGCATCGACCGCGGCGATATTTTCCTGACCACCAAGCTGTGGAACAATGAGCAGGGCTTCGACAACACGCTCAAGGCCTTCGATGCCAGCCTGAAACGGCTCGGCACTGACTATGTCGATCTCTACCTGATCCACTGGCCATCGCCGCATCGTGGCCTGTTTGTCGAGACCTGGAAGGCCTTTACTCGTTTGAAGGAAGAGGGCCGGGCCCGCTCCATCGGCGTGTCGAATTTCTATCCGGAGCATCTGAAGACGATCATCGATGAAACCGGCGTGGTGCCTGTCATCAACCAGATCGAACTGCATCCGGATTTCCAGCAGAAGCAAGCCCGCGACTTCCACCAGGCCCACGGTATCATCACCCAGTCCTGGAGCCCACTTGGTCAGGGCAAGCTGTTGGATAATCCGGTGATCGGCAAGATCGCCGCCAAGCATGGCCGCACGGCGGCCCAGATCATCATCCGTTGGCATATCGAAAGCGGGCTGGTGGTGATCCCGAAATCCGTCACGCCGTCGCGCATCGAGGAGAATTTCAAGGTGTTCGATTTCAGCCTCGATCCTGAGGATATGACTGAGATCGCTGCGCTCGACAGCTCATCCACCCGCATTGGACCCGATCCAATGACGGCGAGCTTCTGA
- a CDS encoding response regulator transcription factor has product MAARTILLVDDDDDLRETLVEQLSLYEEFSIQQESNATKGVQAARNGQVDLMIMDVGLPDMDGREAVKLLRKGGFKAPVIMLTGHDTDSDTILGLEAGANDYVTKPFRFAVLLARIRAQLRQHEQSEDATFTVGPYLFKPSQKLLTTEDGKKIRLTEKEAAIIRYLYRAGQKVVTRDVLLEEVWGYNSGVTTHTLETHVYRLRQKIERDPSNAEILVTENGGYKIIP; this is encoded by the coding sequence ATGGCTGCTCGGACGATCCTTCTGGTCGATGACGACGATGACCTGCGCGAAACGCTGGTGGAACAACTTTCCCTCTACGAGGAGTTTTCGATCCAGCAGGAATCCAACGCCACCAAGGGCGTGCAGGCTGCCCGCAACGGCCAGGTAGACCTGATGATCATGGATGTCGGCCTGCCCGACATGGATGGCCGCGAAGCCGTGAAACTGCTGCGCAAGGGCGGCTTCAAAGCCCCCGTCATCATGCTGACCGGCCACGACACCGATTCCGACACCATTCTGGGGCTTGAAGCCGGTGCCAACGACTACGTTACCAAACCATTCCGCTTTGCGGTTCTGCTGGCGCGCATCCGTGCGCAGTTGCGCCAGCACGAGCAGAGCGAGGATGCGACTTTTACCGTCGGCCCCTATCTGTTCAAGCCAAGCCAGAAGCTGCTGACCACCGAAGACGGCAAGAAAATCCGGCTGACGGAAAAGGAAGCGGCCATCATCCGCTATCTCTACCGCGCCGGACAAAAAGTCGTCACCCGCGACGTGCTACTGGAAGAAGTCTGGGGATACAACTCCGGCGTCACCACCCATACGCTGGAAACCCATGTCTATCGCCTGCGCCAGAAGATAGAACGGGACCCGTCCAACGCCGAAATTCTGGTGACCGAAAACGGCGGTTACAAGATTATTCCCTAA
- a CDS encoding outer membrane lipoprotein carrier protein LolA has translation MQKKTFAPAGMTGMIGRRGFIGLAAAGIAVAATGATVSPAYAQAQASAAQRIADHFASVKTMMGEFVQFGPRGEQTAGKFYIERPGKLRFNYEQPSPMRVISDGRNVAIGNLKMKTWDVYPLSKTPLSLLLSDRIDLGHQMVRQVKEEQDLTTIVLGDKSIFGDQTITLMFDPKTFELRQWTVTDAQGKDTSVMIFNVQQGVNFDEKVFEVPYDDIRNRG, from the coding sequence ATGCAGAAGAAGACGTTTGCCCCGGCAGGCATGACAGGGATGATTGGCCGCCGGGGATTTATCGGCTTGGCGGCTGCGGGGATCGCTGTTGCGGCCACGGGCGCCACAGTCTCACCCGCATATGCTCAGGCCCAGGCCAGCGCCGCCCAGAGGATCGCCGATCATTTTGCCTCGGTGAAAACCATGATGGGCGAGTTCGTGCAGTTTGGCCCACGCGGTGAACAGACAGCCGGAAAATTCTATATCGAACGGCCCGGCAAGCTGCGCTTCAACTATGAGCAGCCGTCGCCGATGCGGGTGATTTCCGATGGCCGCAACGTGGCAATCGGCAACCTGAAAATGAAGACCTGGGATGTCTATCCGCTGTCGAAAACGCCGCTGAGCCTGCTTCTGTCCGACCGCATCGATCTCGGCCATCAGATGGTGCGGCAGGTCAAGGAAGAGCAGGATCTGACCACCATCGTGCTGGGCGATAAGTCGATTTTTGGCGACCAGACGATTACCCTGATGTTCGACCCGAAGACCTTCGAGCTGCGGCAGTGGACGGTGACCGATGCGCAGGGCAAGGACACGTCGGTGATGATCTTTAACGTCCAGCAGGGCGTCAATTTCGATGAAAAAGTCTTCGAAGTTCCCTATGACGATATCCGCAATCGCGGTTAG
- a CDS encoding cyclic nucleotide-binding domain-containing protein — MALSDDMQLLSSLALFQGLEPDQLRLIAFGAEHRPIGQGQPLFREHSPAECAYVVVRGRFELSNTGRDGKPQVAAVAGPGTMLSELALATMVERKYTAIALEDSEVLRIPRPLFHRLLEEYPQLGLVMQERIRQNLMALATGAKGMEERFR, encoded by the coding sequence ATGGCGCTGAGCGATGACATGCAACTGCTCTCATCCCTGGCGCTGTTTCAGGGCTTGGAGCCGGACCAATTACGGCTGATTGCCTTTGGTGCCGAACACAGGCCCATCGGCCAGGGCCAGCCGCTGTTTCGGGAACACTCCCCGGCTGAATGCGCCTATGTGGTGGTGCGCGGCCGGTTCGAGCTTTCCAACACCGGCCGCGATGGCAAGCCGCAAGTCGCCGCCGTTGCCGGTCCCGGCACCATGCTGTCGGAACTGGCACTGGCCACTATGGTGGAGCGCAAATACACCGCCATCGCCCTGGAGGATTCCGAAGTGCTGCGCATTCCCCGCCCGCTGTTCCACCGGCTGCTGGAGGAATATCCGCAGCTCGGCTTGGTCATGCAGGAGCGCATCCGGCAAAATCTCATGGCACTGGCGACCGGTGCAAAGGGGATGGAAGAGCGTTTTCGGTAA